The following coding sequences lie in one Gadus macrocephalus chromosome 1, ASM3116895v1 genomic window:
- the LOC132469146 gene encoding protein kinase C and casein kinase substrate in neurons protein 1-like — MTEADKVSELHQEVKNGLVNEDVEKVKNWQKEAYHKQMIGGFKEAKEADEGFKKAQKPWAKKLKEMEAAKKTYHLACKEEKMAATREANGKTEASVTQDQQKKLHEKTDKCKHDTQKAKEKYEKSLDELSKCTPQYMESMETVFDQCQQHEVKRLTFLKEALLDIKRHLNLTENQSYATVYRELERTILGANTQEDLKWFSNNHGPEMHMNWPAFEEYNPDAASAPIKKKKPDGAPPTPSTDHVAPPGDRSSVSSYEKNQAYSTEWSDDEQPAGNSGNENGGNGNSFEDDSSVGKPQATGVRVRALYDYEGQEQDELTFKAGDELTKTEDEDDQGWCRGRLDTGKEGLYPANYVEPI; from the exons ATGACGGAGGCAGACAAGGTGAGCGAGCTGCACCAGGAGGTGAAGAACGGCCTGGTGAACGAGGACGTGGAGAAGGTGAAGAACTGGCAGAAGGAGGCCTACCACAAGCAGATGATCGGCGGCTTCAAGGAAGCCAAGGAGGCCGACGAGGGCTTCAAGAAGGCCCAGAAGCCCTGGGCCAAGAAGCTCAAAGAG ATGGAGGCGGCTAAGAAGACCTACCACTTGGCGTGCAAGGAGGAGAAGATGGCCGCCACCAGGGAGGCCAATGGCAAGACGGAGGCCTCGGTCACACAGGACCAGCAGAAGAAGCTCCACGAGAAGACGGACAAGTGCAAACACGACACGCAGAAG GCCAAGGAGAAGTACGAGAAGTCTCTGGACGAGCTGTCCAAGTGCACCCCGCAGTACATGGAGAGCATGGAGACGGTGTTCGACCAGTGCCAGCAGCACGAGGTCAAGAGGCTGACCTTCCTGAAGGAGGCCCTGCTGGACATCAAGCGCCACCTCAACCTCACTGAGAACCAAAG ctatgCCACAGTATACAGGGAACTGGAGCGCACCATCCTGGGGGCcaacacccaggaggacctcaaGTGGTTCAGCAACAACCACGGCCCTGAGATGCATATGAATTGGCCAGCGTTTGAG GAGTACAACCCCGATGCGGCGAGCGCTCCTatcaagaagaagaagccggACGGAGCCCCGCCCACTCCCAGCACTGACCACGTGGCCCCGCCCGGCGACCGCAGCAG CGTGAGCAGCTACGAGAAGAACCAGGCCTATTCCACCGAGTGGTCGGACGACGAGCAACCCGCCGGGAACTCTGGCAACGAAAATGGTGGCAACGGAAACTCCTTCGAAGACGACTCTAGCGTGGGGAAACCACAGGCCACAGGGGTCCGTGTCCGCGCCCTGTATGACTACGAAGGACAGGAGCAGGATGAGCTCACCTTCAAAGCAG GGGATGAGCTGACAAAGACCGAAGACGAAGATGACCAAGGCTGGTGTAGAGGTCGCCTGGATACCGGCAAGGAAGGACTCTACCCAGCCAATTACGTCGAGCCTATCTAG
- the LOC132469236 gene encoding SAM pointed domain-containing Ets transcription factor gives MRSTVCEQIGNTPHPHTPPDPEGTWHDPGDVKPPRSLLGLPELGWPDIFQSCSEAMDDEDEPCLQKAAPHSLSPAEALGEVVHSSPSSSSPSLLDGQAEECSLEQVQTMVVGEVLKDIATACKLLNIEADPLDWSCVHVQKWLLWTEHLYRLPQSCKMFQELTGKDLCSMSEEDFRQRSMQCGDMLYAHLDIWKSAAGMKEGGEGKSSGDNAWSEVVSHYPSQPIHLWQFLRELLLKPNNYSFCIRWINKEKGIFKIEDSAHVARLWGIRKNRPAMNYDKLSRSIRQYYKKGIIRKPEVSRRLVYQFVNPV, from the exons ATGAGGAGCACAGTGTGTGAGCAGATCGGGAacaccccacacccccacacaccccccgaCCCCGAGGGGACCTGGCACGACCCGGGGGACGTCAAACCGCCTCGCAGTCTACTGGGACTACCGGAGCTGGGCTGGCCGGACATCTTCCAGTCATGCAGTGAGGCGATGGACGATGAAGACGAGCCCTGTCTTCAGAAGGCCGCACCCCACAGCCTGAGCCCCGCAGAGGCACTGGGGGAGGTGGTCCACAGCAGTCCCAGCAGCAGCTCTCCCTCACTGCTGGACGGCCAGGCAGAGGAGTGCTCCCTGGAGCAGGTGCAGACGATGGTGGTGGGAGAGGTGCTGAAGGACATCGCCACGGCCTGCAAGCTGCTCAACATTGAAGCAG atCCCCTGGACTGGAGCTGCGTACACGTGCAAAAGTGGCTGCTGTGGACGGAGCACCTCTACAGACTGCCCCAGTCGTGTAAGATGTTCCAGGAGCTGACGGGGAAGGACCTGTGCTCCATGAGCGAGGAGGACTTCAGGCAGCGCTCGATGCAGTGTGGGGACATGCTGTACGCTCACCTGGACATCTGGAAATCAG CTGCTGGTATGAAGGAAGGGGGAGAAGGCAAATCCA GTGGTGATAACGCGTGGTCAGAAGTGGTCTCTCACTACCCCAGCCAGCCTATCCACCTGTGGCAGTTCCTCAGGGAGCTGCTCCTCAAGCCCAACAACTACAGCTTCTGCATCCGCTGGATCAACAAGGAGAAAG GGATATTTAAGATAGAGGACTCAGCTCACGTGGCCAGGTTATGGGGCATCAGGAAGAACCGGCCAGCTATGAACTATGACAAGCTGAGTCGATCCATACGCCAGTACTACAAGAAGGGCATTATCCGCAAGCCAGAGGTTTCCCGGAGGCTGGTGTACCAGTTTGTGAACCCTGTATGA